Sequence from the Fusarium oxysporum Fo47 chromosome VI, complete sequence genome:
TAGTGCGAAGTCCAGGCTGGCTCATAGCAGCGATCTGTTTCATGGCTGCTTCGGGGTTCGCGAGCCAGCGACGAGTTCGGAGAACGGTCAAACCAGAGAGAAGCATCCAGGAGTAGCAGACAAAGGCGGTAGCAAGGTGAGTGGTGAGGCGGTACTGAGAGACTCGAGGGTGAGAGCCAGGAGCAAACAGATCATCCTTGAGACCAGACTTGACCATCCACCAGCCGATGATACCCTGGAAACCAATCAATGCAGAGATTCCAGCAAGATTCAGTGCCATTTTGGGTGTAACTTTGCGACGAGCGACAAGGTAGGCGGTAGGAATGACAAAGGTCAGGCCAATGAAGCGACCCCAGACACGGTGAAACCATTCCATAAAGTAGATCTTCTTAAATTCTTCAAGGTCCATATGAgggttgagaagcttgaacTCGGGCGATGCACGGTACTTTTCGAACTCGGACTCCCAATCTTCTTTGGACATGGGAGGAAGCGAACCAGTGACAGGTCTCCATTCAGTGATACTCAGGCTGTTTTGACGTTAGCTGGCTATCCAATTGTCTGCAACAGGCGTAGAGAAGCATACCCAGACTCGGTCAAACGTGTTAGACCACCAAAGACGACAATACCAAAAACACTAACAGCGCTGCCGAGGAGCCAGTAGCCCACACCCTTCGGGTTGGACTCAGGCCATGCTTTCTTGGTAGCTTGAGAGACAGAGGGAGATGCGCGGGCAGAGACCTGCTCGGCGATAGTTCCAATTGGCTTGTTGATAGCGGAATCGGCATAGGATCGTGATCGGACAGCGTTGAGAACGTGCGAGGGCATGCTCCGGGGAGCACTTCGAAGGCATTGGTTGCAGACAAAGAACTTTGAAGGTCCAGACGCTATGGTTGTGGCCTGGAATAGTAACCTCCGGAGCCCGGGGGCAAAGGAAGACGTCATGATCGAAGCCAATGTTCAGAGGTTGAACGAGGAAGGTTGAGAGAAATCGActtggaagacgaagaagaagtggcTCACTTATAGATCATACGAGACCTTGGCCATAAATTCGACATCCGATGTGACTCGGTATTCGGTGCTAGACCTGGTCCGTAGTGGGAAGGCCCCTGTGGTCTTCAGTGGGATCGACCCCACTAGAATCAGCAATTTACAACGTCTATGATAGGCTTATCTCAGACGCCATTTACACTCCATTACCCGCATGGGTACGTATAGTGCCCCGCCAAGGGTCATCTCACCGCCAAACTTTTTTACACGGCAGAAAAGTTGGAAAAAAGTGTTGCTCTGAAAGCTGTGTCGACGCCATTCAACCATTTCACGCCGGTCCGCGCAACGCCCATAATTCGATAAATTGGATACCAGCACCTGGGAATAACAATGGGCGGAAGACAGGCTCACGGGCGACCCCTTGTCGCAGCCCCCAAAGCCAAGGCCGGCAACAAAAAGTCCAAGGCGAGATCACAGAAGAATGCGCTCGATGCATTCGGTATCGCACAGGAGAATTTTGCGCCGAGACAGAAGCGAACGCCTCGAGCACGAGAATTAGACGCTGAAATCGAGCGAAAGCATGGTcgcgacgaagaagaggacgacgaggaagaggaagaggaggagccgcagagaaagaaggtcaagagaCCTAGTCGGCCAACAAACGACGATGCCGATGATGGAAGCGATAGTGAAGGAAACGAATGGCGACTGGGAGGTCTAAgagaggatgacgaggattCGGAGATTGAGAGCGACGATGCGTTTGGCGACAGTGATGAAGACAAGTTCGAGGGTTACACGTTCGGCGGCAGCAAAACAACACAGCGTGAGGTAAGTGTGTTCTGTTTTCGAACAGCTGATAGTAGTCTAACACCCAAAAGGACGATGACTCAGAGGACGATTCCCAAGACGACGAGGGTGAAACACTCGGCGCAGATGCTATCGATCTAGCAACAGCTCTGGACCAATTCGAGGAGTCAGACGATGAACCCGTGCAGAAAGATCACTCCGGATCGTCAGAGTCTGATGACGATGCATCCGACGAAtcggaagaagatgacgaaagtgacgatgacgagagtgacgatgaggaagCCAGTCCggagaagctcgaggccCTTCAAGGCATGATCAAAGGATATGGAGGTCAAAaggacgatgaggacgacaAGCCCAAGTCAAAAGCTAAGATCAGTCTTGCTGATTTAGGAATGACGGGCATCAACGACGTCAACGTAAAGAAATCtatgaagctgatgagcaaagaggagaaggagaagcgtCCCGGTGCTTCCAAGAAGCTGGCTGTGCCTTTGGCAAGGAGACAGCAAGACCAACTTGATCGAAGTGCAGCCTACGAAAAGACCAATGAAACCCTGGATCGATGGAACGACACCGTTAAGCAAAACCGAAGAGCTGAGCATCTTATGTTTCCTCTGCCTCAGAACTCAGCGACTGCCGGTCTCGATACTACCGAGATACAGCCTCTTAATGTGTCAAAACCTAGCAACGAGCTTGAGTCTGCTATTATGTCCATCATGGAGCAGAGCGGTCTCACAATGGAAAAGCCACAAAAGCCAAAGGAGAAGGACTATGATGAAGAGGGCAATGAGCTCACCCGCAAGGAAGCTCTTGCACGCAAGCGTATGGAACGCGAGCTCAACTCTCGAGAGGCTAAACGAGCCAAGcgcatcaagaagatcaagagcaAGGCATACCACCGTGTGCACAGAAAGCAGCGTGAACGCGATGAAATGGCTACAAAGGAGGCTATGGAAGAGGCCGGCGAGATTGACTCTGAAGCAGAGCGTGAAGCGCAAGATCGTCGACGAGCGCTGGAGCGTGTTGGCCAGCGACACAAGGAGAGCAAGTGGGCCAAGATTGGCTCCAAGACAAAGCGGGCCGTATGGGACGACGACTTCCGCGCTGGTCTGACTGAGATGGCACGTAAGGACGAGGAGCTTCGAAGGAGAAAGGAGGGTCGTGCTGGCGGCTCTGACGATTCGTCTGAATCAGATAGTGACTCTGATGGTGGCGACGCCTCCCTGCGTCGACAGCTGGCGGctcttgaggaagaagaggatgaacCTCAGAAGGGTCTAATGGGCATGAAATTCATGCAAAAGGCCGAGGCCGCTAAGAAGGAGGCGAACGATGCTCTCATCAAGCAGATCCGACGAGAGCTTGATGGTGAGGAGTTTGATGGTTCTGCTGATGAGTTGGAGGAAGTGGGCCGACGCCAATATGGTGCTGCAGATGGCCAGCCGTTCAAACCTGCTCTCGAGAAGTCAACCAAGGTGTCTAAGAAGCGCAAATCTGAGgatgccgatgatgatgatgatgatgatgacaatgTCATAATAACCACCAACGGCGCTGGCATCAACCCTGCTATTCCCAACATTACATCCCTCTCCGAACCTGCCTCTTCAGGAACCACAGGCGCATGGTCCCGCGGCGAGACACGCCGTAAGAAGAAGGGCCAGTCTAACACAAACATTGGTGATCTCGACCTCACATCCAACGTCCTTGTCGCCTCCAAGCCTAGCAAGTCCAAATCCAAGTCAAAAACACAGACTACAGAGGATGCTTCAGACGTCGAATCCGAAACAGACCTTCATCTACCTATGGCGATTCGCGATCAAGAAATGGTTGCTCGTGCCTTTGCCGGCGAGGACGTGGTCGGTGACTTTGAGGATGAAAAGACAGCTAtcgccgaggaagaggacgacaAGGTCATCGATAACACACTCCCCGGTTGGGGATCAtgggttggtgatggcgtGAGcgccaaggagaagaagcgtcACCAGGGCCGTTTCTTAACAAAGGTTGATGGTATCAAAAAGAAGGATCGCAAGGATGCCAAGCTGGACAAGGTCATTATCAACGAGAAGCGCATCAAGAAGGTAAACAAGCTCACTTTCACTCCTGGTCTATACAACATGCTAACAACTTCCAGAACGACCGTTATCTCGCATCTCAGCTCCCTCACCCCTTCGAGTCCCGCCAACAGTACGAGCGCTCGCTGCGTCTACCTGTTGGACCAGAGTGGCAGACGAAGGAGACCTTCCAGGACAGCACCAAGCCTCGTGTGCTCATGAAACAGGGCATTATTGCACCCATGTCCAAACCTACTATTTAGAATTTTCGATATATATTTTGACATACATACATTGGCGTTTTGAGAATCAAAAGCATCTTTCATCTACATCCTCTGCAATTGAAGCTGTGTTCTGTGTGATGTCTTGTATCCTGGTTTTGTAAGAAACATCGGATGGCTTGAGGTGTATGGCAACATTCCTGCCATCTTGTACAGATACGTGATGAATGTCGATTGCGCCAACTCATTTAATTAGTAACACATCTCGTCCACGCCGACTTAGCTCACTTAACGAGACTTTGTAGTGTCGATCAGTTAATTTCATGCTCATCTTCCTTGTCACTCGGCATTCGTGGATTGGCATTTAGCTCACGGCTTCACTCATAGGTTTAACACCCATCTGGCGTTTTCCCGCTGACAGGTAACCTTCAAAGAAATCACTTGATCATAGTGTTTCAGAGGCTGGCGACATTATTGCGACTACTTCACCAGTGACTGTCAAAGAAGAGATCAATCTGCGAAAATATTGATTAACTATCCGATCAACCTTTCCGTGCTTGAATTCCGTCTCCGACCTCGCAGTCCAATGATACAAGCAATAAAAAAATCCAATAAGCACAGAAACCGGCAAGGCCATTTACTATCCCTCGTTTCCTTTGACACAATGAAATTTCGCGAATGCGACTGAACCTCCCTATTCCTCTCCCTGTTTCATTCCAGAGTTTGATGGAGTGTCTGGGGCTCCCAAGAAGCAGTCCTGTCCAGCGGACTGCATCCGCTTAGTAATACAAATATGAAAGTTGACTCGATTATCCGACTGTCTTTTGGCAGATCGTTGAAGCCACAGTTTTCGGTGGCATTCCTGGCTATCCAGAacaagcttcttgatgagacaAGTCACTCGTTGGTAGTAAAAATATGTGTTAAAACATTagttgattgatgatgattaAGACATCAGGGGAACTCTAGCATTTAGTTGCCAGGGTCCAAGACATCGGATGGAGTGGCATAGAAAGCCAATGCGATGATAATATAGAGACCCATAAGCATAGCACCCTCCAGGTAGTTGGATTTGCCATCCTGGACAGTATACGTAACAACGAGGACAGAAACTCCAAAGGCAACAGTTTGGACTGGGAAGTTTGTCAGTAAATATTACACAGAAAGGAAATGGATCAAACTCACAAGTCTCGAAGTGAAGAGTCATCGGAGCACCAATGATCCAGCCAACAATGACGAGGAAGGGCGTGACCAGGAGGGCAATCTGGATAGAAGAACCAACCGCAACACCCATGGCGAGATCCATCTTATCACGGAGGGCGACAACAACAGCAGTGACGTGCTCAGCAGCATTGCCAACAATGGGAATCAAGATCAGACCAATGAATGCTCGGCTAATTCCGGAggtcttgacaagatcatcaatgCTGTCAACGAGGTAATCGGCGCAGACAGTGACGAGGACGGTAGTGACACAGAGGACGGCAATGGCGGCAAGGGGTCCAATAGTAGGCTCCTCTGGCTCAACTTCCTCGCCATTCTCGTTCTGGTTCTCGGCGTCGAAAAGGTTACTGTGTGTTCGGAGCTGGAAGATGAGATATAAGACGTagagcaggagaagaatgatggcAGTGCCGCGAGAGAGTGTGAGGATGCTCTGGGCCTTCTCCTTGGAGCCACTCTGGTCAAGAACTGCGTAGAGCTATAAAAGTTAGTCGAGTTTTTGAGCAGGGTTCGATTTGACATACAGCAGCGGGAATGACGAGTGAGGCTGAAGACAGTGTCATAAGGGAGCAAGTTGTCTGTGCAgtagctgaagagaaggacTGCTCATAGCCATTGCCCGACTCGCCTCGATGAATGATACCACCGAACAAGAAGCACATTCCCATGACCAGAAGAAGGTTAGAAAGAATGCTACCGAGCATAGAGGCCTGGACGAGCTCAATTTCGTTTCGCTGGAGAGCAACAATGCTGACCTAAATGCACGATTAGTCGTAATATATGAAGTGAAGGTCTGTGCATCATACAATAAGTTCCACGGCATTTCCGAAGGTAGCATTCAGGAGGCCACCAAGAGTCTCACCAAGCTTCATCGAGAACTCTTCTGTCGCAAACGACAGCACAGCAGCGAGTGGGATAATGGCAAAGAAGTTGATAGTGAAAACGGCAGTAGAACCCCAGCCCATCTTACCAGCAACAATACCAAGAGGTACCATGACCAGGAGAAAATTGACATAGTCTATTGAACAAAGTTAGTTGTGTATGCGACCGTACAGCGAGAAGCGCCAACATACTGCTGAGAAGGGTGACCTTGGCAATGTGCCAGGAGTAAGCCAGACTCCTGACGGCAATGTTGCTGTTATCAATACCAGGCGTATGCTTCGAGTCGAAGAGGAACGTCATGGTGCTCGAGTCTCGGCTGAGACTGATATGGCCGTTGCCATTGCGGTGACCGAGGGTGTCATTGAGGGCCGACGAGGCACCGCCATTAAGGAGCGGGCTATTCTCGTCGGCTGTATGGTTGTGAGGTTTGGCAGACATTGATCGTCTGATCTGAAGGTTGAAAGATGGAAGagctgttggtggtgatcaAGGCACCGACATGGTCAGCGGATGAGTCTTTGATATAATAAATGAGTAGTGAGAAAGCATCAAAAGGCGGAGTCGACGGTTGTTAAGCAATAAGCGACGGAATACAAAGAAGTCCTCAACAGGGCAAGTCTCAGAAGATTGGGGTAGGCTGCATGGTAGGCTGACAATTGGACCTGGGCCTGTAGAGCCTAGATCGCTTGGCCTTGTCTCCATGGGGCGGGTGCTTTGAGCTTGTTTGTTCTCGACATGGAAAGGAGCGGACCCTGCTGCGCCTTCCTTGATGCGCATGCACAGAGATGCAAAGTGAAGATCATGTCTGAAGCTGGCGCGTAGATAGGATGGCGATCACGGCAGTGCATTTAGGTCCAACTGACAGCGCTTGCCGAGAGAGGGAGGACGATAATGAAAgacttggagatggagggaAGATACAGGAACGGGTGGACTCGAGCTGACGGGAAGAAAGCCCGTGTTAGGCATTATCGCGTCCCGAATAAACTCACTCTTTCACTCGATAACTTGTACCAGGTGACAAGTCCCGTATCCGTTTCCGTGTCCAAAGAAGTAGGAACCGAGATAATTGAAGTTGACGTAAAAGTGAAGTTGAAAGAAGGATAAAACGATGTGGGCACCGAGTGGTAAAGGGCAATAACGTATAGGGATAGAATATCGTGAGTGGCGCCGCCTTTGAGACCCCCGTGTGAAAGAAGCTAATCTTGCACTTTGTCTCGTTCTGGCTGGTGTGTGGCACTCTGTGCTCAGATGCAGGGATGGTGacggtgatgagatggagatgtGGACGGAAtatggagatggagatggagcagGTTCAGAACAGGTGTGTAGATGAGGATCTGGTTTTGATACCAGGGCATTGGATGTTTACTTTGTGCGTGGTAGAGGAATAGGTAGATAGACTTTGAGGAAACCGTCGTTGCTTAGGTGCTTGCTTAATGCTTAATGATCGAGGagagcaaaaagaaaaggctaaatgcaaatgcaaatGCAGATAGACATTTTACTTACAAACCATGATTGCGTCGAGCTTTCTCACAGCtaattgattgattgatgagTGTGTATGCGGTTAAAAGGTTGAACGACCACGGAATTGATCGAGTCGGTCTGGAATGAGCGAAACAgaacgaaacgaaacgaGTAACGAAGCGGATGACGATCCAATCCAAAAACAATGTTTGAATAGAGGCAGGCAGTGTGttgtctgtctgtctgtctcttCAATTGTCTTTCTTTCACCCCCGCTCGACGGAGTGTGTACGTTACTGTATGGACAGTCTAAGGGAAGAATAGCGTCGGCGGGTAAAAAGAAGCGGGCGTAGGTATCTAAGCTACACAGCCCTGGGAATCTCCAACAATTAGACGACGGgtggtgatgctgttgatgctgatggaCTTGAACGTGGTGGTTGTGTTGCAGGAACGAAGAGAAACAACCCGCGTTGCCCCAGGAGGCCTCCTTCCTTGGTTATGCTCTGGTTGGGTCTGGGTCTGGTTAGGCAAGGAAAAAAGCTTAGCTTGGCCCTGGAAGAGCAGCCGAGCGAGTTGACGTAGGACATGGTTCCTAAGCGGATCGGCAGGGTTACATCAGCCAATCCCATCCGGCCACTGACAAAAGAAGCTGGGCATCAACCACTGAGCTACCCACTGAGTGAGCTGCCAAGCTCCCCACTTTCCAGGAGAGCTCCAGGTTGTCCTGTCACTGATGCTCAATTATTCGGCGCAACGCTCTAAGCTCCATCGAGAAACTGCCGATTCCAGCTATCAACGCAGCGGCCCAAGAAACAAGTTAGATTACCTGGTGGCTGAGCAGAAAAGCTTAAAACTTTGAATCTGCAAGTGccttttctttgtcttttgtcTCTGCCATTGTAAATCTCGTCAAGAAAGGGAATTGTCGAAATTAACGCACCTTCTGAATTAATCCAAAATCACCAATAGTTGTACGCCTCGCAattctcctttttcttggcATCTTGGTGACCCCTGTTTTTTTGCGGGCAGATATCGTATAACTACGGATATGCAAGATACATTCATTATGAGTGGCCTTATACATCAAACGTCATGTAACTTATGCCGGAGCCATCGGCTTACGACATAATAGACTCCGCCATAATTCCAtgttttttttgttttgcCTTGCGCAACCGTTCAATCCTGTCCATTCTTGTCCGACGCTGCCGTGTCGCTGGGATTTACGCCAATGGACAACTCGTCATATGTAACTCCAAGTTGAGCAAGAAAAACTGTTACACCGATTCTCAGCTTATGTCTTGTCTCATCTAGTGTTCTCTCATCGGTGTGCAGACTACCTTAGTCAGATAACAGTGGCCAGTTTATCATCCTCTCAAACACATTAAAAAGAAAGGTCTGTAGCACTCAATGTTTCAGGCATATGCAGACTTCAAACTGCCCCATAATCATTTTCCACTTGGTAGTCTCCATTCTTGGTCACCTACGAACCTGtcactctcttcctcttcttggtcaAATTCGAGGCGGTGTTAACAACCTGTTTCTTGGCGATCATCCACATCTCACTTCCCCTTGGCGTAAATCTTCATCAAGGGTCGTCATGGCTGCGCCCCAATCAAGCCAGGCCAGATAGTCACCTTCTCAGTGCCAGCACGTGGGTTCGATTGATCCCAGATATCCGAGTTCCGGTATCATCAATACAAGGTATTCACACTTCATCGGACTTCGGGGCTTTTCAAGCCTCGTCCTCCGATGTTCGTTAACGGCTTAAAGGTAACCAATGAAATTCTAACGGCGCCCTGTCTAGGGTCTAACATCTGCCTCCCGTCTGTCTAATCTGGGTGAGGTCAGAGAATATCTTACTGTCTTTCTTGCTTTCCTCCCCCATTCCTAACACATTCAAGGGCTGTTCTCTCTGCCCATTCCCATTATACAAAACAAATGTTCCCGTCGAGGTATCGCCATGTCTATGTAAGGTATGTTCAATATTTGTACAAGGTGCTTATCTCAGCACCGACGCTGACGTTTGGGTCGCAACGCAGCCATCTCACTTTCTATTTCTCATCAAATCTGGCCCAGAGCTGTATCGTGATTGTCAGCCATTGTACTCTTGCATTTCATTGTTGTAGACTTACCCGCAGCATACGCCATATACCATGTCCTTGATGCTCCACCATCGATCCAGTTGGGATCAAACTTGGACTGGGTGAAGAAAGTCCAGGCAGTCTTTGGCTGAACTGTTGCATAGTTGCCATAGATGATACCCTTCCACAGGTTGTTAAACTTGTCGACACGGCCCTTGCTAAAGTAAGTGTCCCATTCCTGCTGAACGAATGTGGCGGTTCGTGCGAAGTTGGATACGGGGAGGATAGGAATCATGTGAATGCCCTGGACTGCCTCAATGGCTGCGCTGAACCATGTTGTGTGGTGGACCTTGTTCTCGAACAGAATACCCGCGACCTTGTTGCCGATGAAGTTCTTAGGCTGCACGGTGTTGGACGTGGTGTAGTAGTAGTAGTCTTGCATAGCTCGTGACATGACGGCAAGCTGGAGGTTTGCTCTGTTCTGTTGTCAGTTGTTTGCGATCAAATTGCCTGGGCTGCCCAACTTACCTCGCGACCATGTTAGTGTCCTTAATCACTGTACCCCACATCTTCAGAGCATAAACAGACATCATGTCCTCGGAACTCGATTCCTGGTCCTTGCCATCCCACATGGGAGTCAGACCGTGAGCCCAACTGTGGCCGTGGTACCAATCGAAGCTTCGCCACATGGGAAAGTATTTGTCACTGCTGCTCGGGTTCGCATAATCACGAACAAGAGAGTTGACGTAGGCTTTGTTGGCAGCAAGCCATTTGCTATCCATAGAGCCAATATAGGCGGCAGCGAGGACGTGGTAGCCGTAGTGGAAATGGTGATCATTGTAGTAGGTGTTTCCAAAGTCGGATCCTGCTTGGCCTGTCTTATAGGATGCAGATGAAACGACTCCGCCCCAGACGGCTATTCACCTGATTAGCTAACGTAAAACCCAGCTTTGACAAACGACTTACATTCGTAGACAAGAGGGTAGCTCTGCTTGTTCGAACCGAATCTGGCAAATGCCTGCTGAAGTTTGAGTAAGCCAGCCTGTGCCAGAGCCTTATCTCCCAgcatgttgttgatgacatAGATGATGGAACCAAACTTTGCCAGAGCCTACACTGTGTTAGTATATTTCTCATGGAAGCTTGACGAGGGAGTTACCTTTCCAGAAAAGTACATCGAGTCTGTGTTAGCCTGCGCGTCCATGTCTTGCGAGACCTCGGACTTGGCAATAGGTGCGATGATTTTCTTCGCATTAGCAGTCAGACCACGGCTACCTTTCGCTGGATCCCAGGGAGCAAAGCCCATGTCGACGGGCAGCGCAGACTCGACCATCGTCCAGGTGGTTCCTCCAACAGCAGTAGCAATACCCTTGGTAGGTGTCTGGAGCGAGTACGtcctcatctccttcttggttGTAGCATCGAATGAGCTGACGTGGTGAGGAAGAGCAAAGACCCAAAGCTTTCCGGTAGCGTGGCCAGCTTTGGTCCATGTGAAACTGTAAGTGCCCTGCTTGCCAACAGTGTTGCCGCTGACTGTCATGCCAGTGGCATAGATACCGCAACCGTTGTCAAGAACTGCCTCGGACTGGCCGACCTTGGGATCCTTCGCAATTTGGATGAAGCCATAGAATGGCTTGGCCGAGGAAGCAAGACCGTTGTTGGTGACCTTGAGGGTAAGAGGGTCACCCTTGGTCTTGTAAGCATACAGACGCCAGGTGGTTCCATCTTCAAGGACGAAGTTGTACTTGCGCACGTTGGACTTGGGATCTTTTGTCACTTGTGTCATAGTTCTGAAGTAGACGCCAGTCTGAATCCAAGGTGTACCACCACTGAAGTACGCAGTCGTGAAAACGCTGCCTTGGTAAAGGGGAAAGGTGATCGTTGCTGCTGACTTGCTGTCCTTCTTGAGGTAAGCTTTAGCATAGTGAGGGCCAATAGAGTCCATAGTCAAGACCGTGTCCTTGCCAAGTTCCTTTGCCGAGATGATCATAGACTGGATACCAACAGGGTTGACGTAAAATTCGACGGCACCATTAGATTGCACGTCGCCATATGTACGTTGTGACGCCTCGATATGAGAGATAGACATGCCCCAGCTTGCTGCTGGGCCAGTGCCGCCCGCCCATGTGAGTGAGTAGGGGTAAGTATAGACGGGGTTCTTCTGATCACCAAGGTAGAAGTTGGAGTAAAACTTGTTCGTGCCAATAGGGCCGTTCTGGGTGACCATGGGCGTTTTGGCAACAGGGTGAGTAGTCTTCCTTTCGAACATCGATGGAGGAGCACTCGTATCGATGGGGTTGGCGAAGATGTTGGGAGCAGCAGCCATTTTGGAGAGACCAGATGGTACAGCGTTGTTTGTAGTAGACTTAAGTGGTTTAAGCAGACTTGTAGGGCTGGGGATCGACGTGCTCAGGACAGCGGGTTCTGTGAGAAGAGGATTGTATAGATCCGTTACAACGAAACCTTCGGTATGAGGTTCAACGTCTGAAAGAGTTGGAAGGACTTGAGCTGTCGCAGTGGTTCCAACCTTGCTAGTACTGACTTTGACGCTTTCGGTGACGGGAATGATATCCTCCTTGTCGTAGGTTGTCAAATACTGGAAAGCAGATGTTTCGATATCTCGCTTGAACTCTTCGTTAGAATCGTCCCAGGAATCAGCAGAGTcgtcttggccttggggCAGGGCTAGGACTTGTCCCTGGGTtagccaaagaagccataCGGGCAAGATGGTGCGGGTCTTCATGATGGGCAAAGGAGTGTGATGCTGCcttgatcaagaagatcacaACCTCGATAAGACTTATGAGGCTGAATGAAGCTGGAGAACAAGCTGAAGGGTAGGGGTTCCATGGCTCATATAATATAGCTAGCCGCCCTACGCTCCAGGGTCTGCTCCTTtccttgaagccatcgaATGCGGAAAACCACTAGTCCAGTGGCACCACGACTGATAGAGCTAGCATGCACTTACATCGGAGAATGAAATGAAGTGGACTGTGTCTCGGCGGCACAAACGAAGAAACGCATGTGGCTTACCTGGAAGCTAGACCAAGCCTAGAATTGACCACCAAAAGAAATGCTGCACTAGCGGGTCAGGGTTGACAACGGGTGGTCGAGACCTAGCAGATGCGAGCAAAGATGGCGTAAGCGATGATGGGTAATAGGATTTAAGAAATTGGATTCTCTAGGATGGCGTAGGATGCGAATGTGATAGGATTCTGAAGTTGTGATGAtggggttgaagttgaacGAAAATGGCTGGAGGAATTCCATCTTTATCTTTTCCCCTTGAGGAGCCGATACCAGAGAAGCTTGGCCATGTGCTCTCTCGGACTATCGTTCTTTCTGACTCTTGGGTATCATTGAAGCCCAGGAAAGAGCATCGTGAACAGTCG
This genomic interval carries:
- a CDS encoding cytochrome oxidase assembly protein-domain-containing protein; translation: MTSSFAPGLRRLLFQATTIASGPSKFFVCNQCLRSAPRSMPSHVLNAVRSRSYADSAINKPIGTIAEQVSARASPSVSQATKKAWPESNPKGVGYWLLGSAVSVFGIVVFGGLTRLTESGLSITEWRPVTGSLPPMSKEDWESEFEKYRASPEFKLLNPHMDLEEFKKIYFMEWFHRVWGRFIGLTFVIPTAYLVARRKVTPKMALNLAGISALIGFQGIIGWWMVKSGLKDDLFAPGSHPRVSQYRLTTHLATAFVCYSWMLLSGLTVLRTRRWLANPEAAMKQIAAMSQPGLRTMRRVVFALATLTFITAMSGGLVAGLDAGLIYNEFPKMGLGLFPPKQELWDKFYSRKEDQSDLWWRNMLENPSTVQMNHRILAVTTFCSILSLFIYARTRRVKAILPANIKKGADGLFHVVSLQVALGISTLIYMVPISLAAAHQAGALGVLTMALVLAHRLHIPKPTLRLLEQRLKQAAAK
- a CDS encoding Utp14 protein-domain-containing protein, which encodes MGGRQAHGRPLVAAPKAKAGNKKSKARSQKNALDAFGIAQENFAPRQKRTPRARELDAEIERKHGRDEEEDDEEEEEEEPQRKKVKRPSRPTNDDADDGSDSEGNEWRLGGLREDDEDSEIESDDAFGDSDEDKFEGYTFGGSKTTQREDDDSEDDSQDDEGETLGADAIDLATALDQFEESDDEPVQKDHSGSSESDDDASDESEEDDESDDDESDDEEASPEKLEALQGMIKGYGGQKDDEDDKPKSKAKISLADLGMTGINDVNVKKSMKLMSKEEKEKRPGASKKLAVPLARRQQDQLDRSAAYEKTNETLDRWNDTVKQNRRAEHLMFPLPQNSATAGLDTTEIQPLNVSKPSNELESAIMSIMEQSGLTMEKPQKPKEKDYDEEGNELTRKEALARKRMERELNSREAKRAKRIKKIKSKAYHRVHRKQRERDEMATKEAMEEAGEIDSEAEREAQDRRRALERVGQRHKESKWAKIGSKTKRAVWDDDFRAGLTEMARKDEELRRRKEGRAGGSDDSSESDSDSDGGDASLRRQLAALEEEEDEPQKGLMGMKFMQKAEAAKKEANDALIKQIRRELDGEEFDGSADELEEVGRRQYGAADGQPFKPALEKSTKVSKKRKSEDADDDDDDDDNVIITTNGAGINPAIPNITSLSEPASSGTTGAWSRGETRRKKKGQSNTNIGDLDLTSNVLVASKPSKSKSKSKTQTTEDASDVESETDLHLPMAIRDQEMVARAFAGEDVVGDFEDEKTAIAEEEDDKVIDNTLPGWGSWVGDGVSAKEKKRHQGRFLTKVDGIKKKDRKDAKLDKVIINEKRIKKNDRYLASQLPHPFESRQQYERSLRLPVGPEWQTKETFQDSTKPRVLMKQGIIAPMSKPTI
- a CDS encoding Sodium/calcium exchanger protein-domain-containing protein, with amino-acid sequence MSAKPHNHTADENSPLLNGGASSALNDTLGHRNGNGHISLSRDSSTMTFLFDSKHTPGIDNSNIAVRSLAYSWHIAKVTLLSNYVNFLLVMVPLGIVAGKMGWGSTAVFTINFFAIIPLAAVLSFATEEFSMKLGETLGGLLNATFGNAVELIVSIVALQRNEIELVQASMLGSILSNLLLVMGMCFLFGGIIHRGESGNGYEQSFSSATAQTTCSLMTLSSASLVIPAALYAVLDQSGSKEKAQSILTLSRGTAIILLLLYVLYLIFQLRTHSNLFDAENQNENGEEVEPEEPTIGPLAAIAVLCVTTVLVTVCADYLVDSIDDLVKTSGISRAFIGLILIPIVGNAAEHVTAVVVALRDKMDLAMGVAVGSSIQIALLVTPFLVIVGWIIGAPMTLHFETFQTVAFGVSVLVVTYTVQDGKSNYLEGAMLMGLYIIIALAFYATPSDVLDPGN
- a CDS encoding endo-1,3(4)-beta-glucanase; protein product: MKTRTILPVWLLWLTQGQVLALPQGQDDSADSWDDSNEEFKRDIETSAFQYLTTYDKEDIIPVTESVKVSTSKVGTTATAQVLPTLSDVEPHTEGFVVTDLYNPLLTEPAVLSTSIPSPTSLLKPLKSTTNNAVPSGLSKMAAAPNIFANPIDTSAPPSMFERKTTHPVAKTPMVTQNGPIGTNKFYSNFYLGDQKNPVYTYPYSLTWAGGTGPAASWGMSISHIEASQRTYGDVQSNGAVEFYVNPVGIQSMIISAKELGKDTVLTMDSIGPHYAKAYLKKDSKSAATITFPLYQGSVFTTAYFSGGTPWIQTGVYFRTMTQVTKDPKSNVRKYNFVLEDGTTWRLYAYKTKGDPLTLKVTNNGLASSAKPFYGFIQIAKDPKVGQSEAVLDNGCGIYATGMTVSGNTVGKQGTYSFTWTKAGHATGKLWVFALPHHVSSFDATTKKEMRTYSLQTPTKGIATAVGGTTWTMVESALPVDMGFAPWDPAKGSRGLTANAKKIIAPIAKSEVSQDMDAQANTDSMYFSGKALAKFGSIIYVINNMLGDKALAQAGLLKLQQAFARFGSNKQSYPLVYESVWGGVVSSASYKTGQAGSDFGNTYYNDHHFHYGYHVLAAAYIGSMDSKWLAANKAYVNSLVRDYANPSSSDKYFPMWRSFDWYHGHSWAHGLTPMWDGKDQESSSEDMMSVYALKMWGTVIKDTNMVARANLQLAVMSRAMQDYYYYTTSNTVQPKNFIGNKVAGILFENKVHHTTWFSAAIEAVQGIHMIPILPVSNFARTATFVQQEWDTYFSKGRVDKFNNLWKGIIYGNYATVQPKTAWTFFTQSKFDPNWIDGGASRTWYMAYAAALGQI